One Gemmatimonadota bacterium DNA window includes the following coding sequences:
- the radC gene encoding DNA repair protein RadC, translated as MYLINGVYEIEQPIYKLQRNGAESLPDEELLALVLRMPQRNGSDVLAKCRSFLRKNPLESLKDFQLETPPGQIIDRQLKGKDLTKSQQITLLAVLEFSRRVLDRGMGTEPSITSPADVLPELRHIRDFKREHFVVVFLNARNQVLKTETVSIGSLNASLVHPREVFAPAVGISAASVILGHNHPSGDVTPSREDIELTRRMVQAGEIMGIEVVDHLIIGSDRFISMKEANVF; from the coding sequence ATGTACCTGATAAATGGCGTGTACGAGATCGAGCAACCGATCTACAAGCTCCAACGCAACGGCGCCGAGTCCCTTCCCGATGAGGAATTGCTGGCATTGGTCTTGCGAATGCCCCAACGCAATGGTAGCGATGTGCTGGCGAAGTGCCGCTCATTCCTTCGGAAAAATCCCCTCGAATCCCTCAAAGACTTTCAGCTTGAAACTCCGCCCGGGCAGATTATCGACCGCCAGCTTAAAGGCAAAGACTTGACCAAATCCCAACAGATCACTCTGCTCGCCGTCCTGGAGTTTTCCCGCCGTGTGCTGGACAGAGGCATGGGCACAGAGCCGAGTATCACTTCCCCCGCTGATGTTCTCCCAGAGCTTCGGCATATTCGAGACTTCAAGCGAGAGCATTTTGTTGTGGTGTTTCTGAATGCTCGCAATCAGGTCTTAAAGACCGAGACGGTGAGCATCGGATCCCTCAATGCCAGCCTGGTGCATCCGAGAGAAGTGTTTGCGCCAGCCGTTGGGATAAGCGCGGCCAGCGTAATCCTCGGCCACAACCATCCGAGCGGCGATGTTACTCCGAGTAGAGAGGACATCGAGCTTACGCGCCGTATGGTTCAGGCTGGCGAAATTATGGGCATCGAAGTGGTCGATCACCTGATCATCGGATCGGATCGGTTCATTTCAATGAAAGAGGCCAACGTATTCTAA
- a CDS encoding Rad52/Rad22 family DNA repair protein has product MEAISAETALLPEVDVEAIVGECYVPFPSNVIKIRNDAGTGGKDLSYVGHPEYTRRLDRLFPFSWSFHTEIAGLTDTTVGVKGSLSITLEDGRVVTRENYGHGNINRGFPLGDAMKTACVDALKKCCSMFGIGLHLYDGDDDNASRASNGRHHNGHYDDPLADPGHDWLNDPNPPPREQGPERYEVGPGEAATSKQIVALQNIAKSSKTDGDLADEINRKLKTPPKDGEVRITKREASDLISRAFGEK; this is encoded by the coding sequence ATGGAAGCAATCAGCGCAGAAACCGCTCTACTGCCAGAGGTCGATGTTGAGGCTATCGTTGGCGAGTGCTATGTGCCGTTCCCCAGTAACGTTATCAAAATTCGCAATGACGCTGGCACCGGCGGCAAAGATTTGTCCTATGTGGGACACCCCGAATATACCCGGCGCCTGGATCGGCTCTTTCCCTTCTCCTGGAGCTTCCACACAGAAATTGCAGGGCTTACCGATACCACTGTGGGCGTCAAAGGCTCGCTGTCTATCACCCTTGAGGATGGCCGTGTGGTAACTCGTGAGAATTACGGACACGGCAACATCAACCGAGGGTTCCCATTAGGCGATGCAATGAAAACCGCCTGTGTCGATGCCCTCAAAAAGTGCTGTTCGATGTTCGGGATTGGTCTGCATCTGTATGACGGAGACGACGACAACGCCAGCCGCGCCAGCAACGGACGACATCACAACGGGCACTACGACGACCCGCTTGCTGACCCCGGCCATGATTGGCTGAATGATCCGAACCCCCCGCCGCGCGAGCAGGGGCCAGAGCGTTATGAGGTTGGCCCTGGAGAAGCGGCCACATCAAAGCAGATCGTCGCCCTTCAGAACATCGCCAAATCCTCAAAGACTGATGGCGACCTTGCCGACGAGATTAACCGCAAGCTGAAGACCCCACCAAAAGACGGCGAGGTAAGAATTACCAAGCGGGAAGCATCGGATTTGATAAGTCGCGCATTTGGGGAGAAGTAA
- a CDS encoding YkvA family protein, producing the protein MGENSYYNDDDFWQKINAYAKLAGRKVIEKALQLYYAAAAKETPAWAKSVIWGALMYFIAPIDALPDAIPVAGFTDDFGVLVCALITVNAHITEKIEKRAAEKIKEWFDQET; encoded by the coding sequence ATGGGAGAAAACAGCTATTACAACGATGATGATTTTTGGCAGAAGATCAACGCCTATGCAAAGCTGGCTGGTCGCAAGGTCATAGAGAAAGCCTTACAACTCTACTATGCCGCCGCCGCTAAAGAAACGCCCGCTTGGGCAAAGTCCGTGATATGGGGTGCGCTGATGTATTTCATTGCGCCGATTGATGCCTTGCCCGATGCTATACCAGTCGCAGGTTTCACCGATGATTTTGGCGTCCTGGTCTGTGCGCTCATAACCGTGAATGCACATATTACTGAAAAGATCGAAAAGCGAGCCGCCGAGAAAATAAAGGAGTGGTTCGATCAAGAGACGTGA